Proteins from one Ricinus communis isolate WT05 ecotype wild-type chromosome 9, ASM1957865v1, whole genome shotgun sequence genomic window:
- the LOC125371034 gene encoding dirigent protein 19-like → MATTRSINLASQFIILTLLSSFTTILVAGDNHEFVRTMDRKLFGLKKEKLSHFRLYWHDIVSGINPTGVQVAGPPLNTSKTGFGLVRMIDNPLTLGPEMSSKLVGKAQGFYAQASQEEIGLLMAMNFAFIEGKYNGSTITVLGRNSVFSTVREMPVIGGSGLFRFARGYVQAKTHKLDLATGDAVVEYNIYVLHY, encoded by the coding sequence ATGGCTACTACAAGATCCATCAATTTGGCTTCTCAATTCATTATCCTCActcttctctcttcttttaccACCATATTGGTGGCCGGAGATAACCATGAATTTGTTAGAACCATGGACAGAAAGCTCTTTGGGCTCAAGAAAGAGAAGCTAAGCCATTTTCGCTTGTATTGGCATGACATCGTTTCAGGCATTAACCCTACTGGTGTACAAGTGGCGGGGCCACCGCTGAACACTTCAAAAACAGGCTTTGGCCTTGTAAGAATGATCGACAACCCATTAACGCTAGGCCCAGAAATGAGCTCCAAGTTAGTTGGGAAAGCACAAGGGTTCTATGCGCAAGCTTCCCAAGAAGAGATCGGGTTGTTGATGGCTATGAATTTTGCTTTTATCGAAGGTAAGTATAATGGTAGCACTATCACAGTACTAGGGCGGAACTCGGTGTTTTCAACAGTGAGAGAGATGCCGGTGATCGGAGGAAGTGGGCTTTTCCGGTTTGCTAGAGGCTATGTTCAGGCAAAAACTCACAAGTTGGATCTTGCCACAGGAGATGCTGTTGTTGAGTATAATATCTATGTGTTGCATTATTGa